A single genomic interval of Oncorhynchus tshawytscha isolate Ot180627B linkage group LG15, Otsh_v2.0, whole genome shotgun sequence harbors:
- the LOC112267797 gene encoding keratocan-like, translating to MALLLAFSSVLLLVGPALAQSPDMSYGDYMAQLQACPKECRCPPSFPNAVYCDNKALKRIPTIPPHTWYLYLQNNLIDVLSTDALRNATQLRWINLNRNRITSEGMEEGALAAMLRLVHLFMDDNLLSSVPANLPSSLEQLRLSRNRISKIPAGVFSGLDRLTLLELQGNKLQDDAVTEVSLKGLSNLVQINLAKNQLTTMPLGLPITITQLFLDNNAIEKIPADYFKGLPKVAFLRLNRNKLGNGGLPKNVFNMSSILDLQLSHNQLTQVPMIPSGLEHLHLDHNQIKSVNGSDICPVSADALEGYVTETAPKLRYLRLDGNEVKPPIPRDLMMCFRLLRSIVI from the exons ATGGCGCTTCTCCTGGCCTTTTCCTCTGTCCTCCTTCTGGTCGGTCCAGCTCTGGCCCAGAGCCCTGACATGTCCTACGGCGACTATATGGCCCAGTTACAGGCCTGTCCCAAAGAGTGCCGCTGCCCACCCAGCTTCCCCAACGCCGTCTACTGCGACAACAAGGCTCTGAAGCGCATCCCCACCATCCCCCCACACACCTGGTATCTGTACCTGCAGAACAACCTCATTGACGTACTGTCAACAGATGCTCTCCGCAACGCCACGCAGCTGCGCTGGATCAATCTCAACCGCAACCGCATCACCAGCGAGGGCATGGAGGAGGGTGCCCTGGCCGCCATGCTCCGCTTGGTCCACCTCTTCATGGATGACAACCTGCTGAGCTCCGTCCCAGCCAACCTGCCCTCCAGCCTGGAGCAGCTGCGCCTCTCCCGCAACCGCATCTCCAAGATCCCCGCCGGGGTGTTCTCAGGTCTGGATCGGCTGACACTGCTGGAACTGCAGGGGAACAAGCTCCAGGATGACGCAGTGACCGAGGTGAGCCTCAAGGGCCTGAGCAACCTGGTCCAGATCAACCTGGCCAAGAACCAGCTTACCACCATGCCCCTGGGCCTCCCCATCACCATCACCCAGCTCTTCCTGGACAACAACGCCATTGAGAAGATCCCCGCTGACTACTTTAAGGGTCTACCCAAGGTGGCCTTCCTCAGGCTCAACCGCAACAAGCTGGGAAACGGCGGGCTGCCCAAGAACGTGTTCAACATGTCCAGCATCCTGGACCTGCAGTTGTCCCATAACCAGCTAACTCAGGTTCCTATGATCCCCTCAGGCCTGGAACACCTCCACCTGGACCACAACCAGATTAAGA GTGTGAATGGATCTGATATCTGCCCTGTGTCGGCTGATGCTCTGGAGGGCTATGTCACTGAGACCGCTCCTAAACTCCGCTACCTCCGTCTCGATGGCAATGAGGTCAAGCCACCAATACCCAGAGACCTCATGATGTGCTTCCGTCTCCTCAGGTCCATCGTCATATAA